A genomic window from Candidatus Pelagisphaera phototrophica includes:
- the hrpB gene encoding ATP-dependent helicase HrpB — MSLPIAEIEVEFLKAFRDQNRIILEAPTGSGKSTQIPQMLHRAGLLNEGELVVLQPRRIAARMLARRVAFEMGENLGGLVGYQVRNENVSSRQTRIRFVTEGILLRRFINDPELRGVVGIVFDEFHERSLHGDLTLARANMLQRSLRPDLKMVVMSATLDSIRLEEYLDPCEIVRSSGRVFPVEVSHIDERTSQSKTPIWDLVARSVANAVKEQREGHVLVFMPGAFEIRRTIRSLGERLSATEFKLLPLHSELSPRGQDAAIDACDRRKVIVSTNVAETSLTIDDVRLVVDSGQARIARYDPQRGINTLWIEKISHASAKQRMGRAGRTAPGKCVRLWSERDHAQRAEFDLPEIQRMDLAESLLAMLATGIENLDTFKWFESPSESRMIEARELLLMLNAIDEQGRLTREGSKMSEFPLHPRYGAMMLAANHYNCVQEMSLAAAIAQSKGVLLRNVDRSVQARREQILGDCSNSDLIAHMRAWSGAKTKGFSLGYCKDLGINAQTVRQVEKGAEQISRNAQYADLSLVQEVPAAEEVVVKCLLTGFPDRVCKRLDRGTLRAEMTGGLRGMLARESAARDSDLFIACEINEIGRQSGEVSTVLNLCSRIEREWLDELFPTRFQSGSETVFDEKQKRVVERAFVRYRDLIIESKENLDVDLGKAARELAKVIGSGKARLDKWDAEVESYLERVRFVASHFNEYEIDEFDEEVKGLLIEHCCYGAKSVRDLKRQKVLSVVKSWFGTEVDSVVEQEAPVRIKMKNGKTGRLRYESGVPVLSAKIQELYDLKQVPKMCQGRCSPKLEILAPNMRPVQLTDDLEAFWTTSYPSIKKELLGRYPKHEWR, encoded by the coding sequence ATGAGCCTTCCCATTGCGGAAATAGAAGTAGAGTTTCTGAAAGCATTCCGCGATCAGAACCGTATAATATTAGAGGCGCCCACGGGCTCGGGGAAATCGACTCAGATACCGCAAATGCTTCACCGAGCGGGCCTTCTGAATGAAGGTGAGCTGGTTGTTCTGCAGCCGCGAAGGATAGCAGCCCGCATGCTAGCCCGTCGTGTCGCTTTTGAAATGGGGGAAAATCTTGGAGGCCTTGTTGGCTACCAAGTCCGAAACGAGAATGTGAGCTCTCGCCAAACGAGAATTCGATTTGTCACGGAGGGTATCCTGCTGCGTCGCTTTATCAATGACCCAGAGCTTAGGGGAGTCGTGGGGATTGTTTTCGACGAGTTTCATGAAAGAAGCCTACATGGGGATTTGACGCTAGCCCGGGCCAATATGCTACAGCGGAGCCTTAGACCGGATCTTAAGATGGTCGTAATGTCGGCCACGCTCGATTCGATTAGACTGGAAGAGTATCTGGATCCCTGCGAGATCGTGAGATCGAGCGGACGCGTTTTCCCCGTCGAAGTTTCGCACATAGATGAGAGGACCTCTCAGTCCAAAACTCCCATTTGGGATTTGGTGGCTCGTTCCGTCGCAAACGCGGTGAAAGAGCAAAGAGAAGGGCATGTCTTAGTATTTATGCCGGGAGCGTTCGAGATTCGTCGAACGATTCGGTCGTTGGGAGAACGCCTTTCGGCGACAGAGTTTAAATTGCTTCCGCTGCATAGTGAGCTCAGTCCGAGAGGGCAAGACGCGGCGATTGACGCCTGCGATCGTCGGAAAGTGATTGTTTCGACCAACGTAGCGGAGACCTCGCTCACGATAGACGATGTCCGATTAGTGGTCGATAGCGGTCAGGCCAGGATCGCCCGCTACGATCCGCAAAGGGGTATCAACACGTTGTGGATTGAGAAGATTAGTCACGCGTCTGCTAAACAGCGAATGGGACGGGCGGGGCGCACCGCTCCGGGGAAATGCGTTCGGCTTTGGTCTGAAAGGGATCATGCCCAGCGTGCCGAGTTTGATTTGCCCGAGATTCAGCGGATGGATCTGGCTGAATCGCTCCTAGCTATGCTTGCTACTGGTATAGAAAACTTGGATACTTTTAAGTGGTTTGAGTCGCCTTCTGAAAGTCGGATGATTGAGGCTCGCGAATTGCTGCTTATGTTGAATGCCATAGACGAGCAGGGAAGGCTCACTAGGGAAGGGAGTAAAATGAGCGAGTTTCCACTCCATCCACGTTATGGTGCTATGATGCTCGCGGCGAATCATTACAACTGTGTTCAGGAAATGTCTCTCGCAGCGGCCATTGCCCAGTCAAAAGGGGTTCTCCTGCGAAACGTGGACCGGTCGGTTCAGGCCCGTAGAGAACAGATTCTTGGGGACTGCTCAAACAGCGACCTGATCGCTCACATGAGGGCGTGGAGTGGAGCCAAAACCAAGGGCTTTAGTCTGGGATACTGCAAGGACTTGGGGATTAATGCCCAGACAGTGCGTCAGGTGGAGAAGGGCGCGGAGCAGATTTCCAGAAATGCCCAATATGCGGATCTTTCTCTTGTCCAGGAGGTTCCGGCCGCTGAAGAGGTGGTTGTCAAGTGCTTGCTGACGGGATTTCCTGATCGAGTTTGCAAACGATTGGATCGTGGGACTTTGAGAGCGGAAATGACGGGAGGGTTAAGAGGAATGCTTGCCCGAGAGAGCGCTGCTAGGGACTCGGACTTGTTTATTGCCTGCGAGATTAATGAAATCGGAAGGCAGAGCGGAGAGGTGAGCACCGTACTGAATCTCTGCTCACGCATAGAACGCGAGTGGCTGGATGAATTGTTTCCCACTAGGTTCCAGTCGGGCTCGGAAACTGTGTTTGATGAAAAGCAGAAGCGTGTAGTTGAGCGGGCCTTTGTGCGTTACCGTGATCTGATAATTGAGAGTAAGGAAAATTTAGATGTGGATCTAGGCAAGGCGGCTCGCGAGCTTGCAAAGGTAATCGGAAGTGGAAAAGCGAGACTAGACAAGTGGGATGCTGAAGTAGAGTCCTATCTTGAACGAGTCCGCTTTGTGGCGTCACATTTTAATGAATACGAGATTGATGAATTTGATGAGGAGGTCAAAGGCTTGCTGATTGAGCATTGCTGCTATGGGGCTAAGAGTGTTAGAGACTTAAAACGTCAGAAAGTGCTTTCAGTGGTTAAAAGTTGGTTTGGCACTGAGGTGGATAGCGTGGTTGAGCAGGAAGCTCCCGTACGAATTAAGATGAAAAATGGGAAAACGGGCCGGTTGCGGTATGAGTCGGGTGTTCCCGTGCTCTCCGCAAAGATCCAGGAGCTCTACGACTTGAAGCAAGTGCCTAAGATGTGCCAGGGACGGTGCTCACCAAAGCTAGAGATATTGGCACCGAATATGAGACCGGTTCAACTGACGGATGATTTGGAAGCTTTTTGGACCACATCTTACCCGAGCATCAAAAAAGAGCTCCTTGGTAGGTATCCAAAGCACGAGTGGCGATAG
- the recN gene encoding DNA repair protein RecN, giving the protein MLQYLNISNLALLEKASIEFDSGFTVVTGETGAGKSVFLGALSLLSGSRLDKSIIRSGSEICEVEAALYFEDSTELDAALKELGLPPCEEGTLLLRRSLHVSKPSKISINGSLSTLANLQALGSRWIDFHGPGEPQRLLKSECQLEMIDLYAQLEDEAAACEKAYDEWKETLRKIDRLRSSTQLSADQIDFLKMQIQRIDALELSKESVEQLETDFNRVSSSQDLLELTSELANGLTGDDGALSVMGQLTRSASQASEMDPSLGELASRLENLILEIQELGAEYEMVGASLNFEPEFAQEVQTRMVEWQELRRKYGREVSDILEARDEMAGKIGSQDDIEGSLKRLNDEADNQEAALKKKAAGLTKKRKKAGEGLARKAEAVLLELGFKKGKCGLQMVRQSDLKRYGDALPELQFSPNVGEPLRPLDKVASSGELARVMLALKTLLADIDEIPVLVFDEVDANVGGEIGRTVGKRLKGIGGSHQVICITHLPQVASLGDTHFTVEKDQSGDRARVSIEKLDADNESRVMELARMLGDRSAESARSHARDLLAENVESSA; this is encoded by the coding sequence ATGCTGCAGTATCTCAATATTTCGAATCTCGCCTTGCTGGAAAAGGCCTCTATTGAATTCGATTCTGGATTTACCGTTGTTACGGGTGAGACCGGGGCCGGAAAGAGCGTTTTTCTAGGGGCGTTAAGTCTGCTGTCTGGATCTCGGTTGGACAAATCGATCATCCGGTCTGGCTCCGAGATTTGTGAAGTGGAGGCTGCCCTGTATTTCGAAGATTCAACCGAGTTGGATGCGGCCCTAAAGGAACTAGGCCTGCCCCCGTGTGAAGAAGGGACGCTCTTGCTAAGACGAAGTTTGCACGTTTCCAAGCCGTCAAAGATCTCTATAAATGGTAGCTTGTCGACCTTAGCCAACCTACAGGCGCTTGGTTCCCGCTGGATTGACTTCCACGGACCGGGCGAGCCTCAGAGACTTCTGAAAAGCGAATGCCAGCTCGAAATGATCGATTTGTATGCTCAGCTGGAAGATGAAGCGGCTGCCTGCGAGAAGGCGTATGACGAATGGAAAGAAACACTTAGGAAAATTGACCGACTGAGGAGTTCAACTCAGTTGTCAGCGGATCAAATTGATTTCCTGAAGATGCAAATCCAGCGGATCGATGCCCTTGAATTGTCTAAAGAGTCGGTCGAGCAATTGGAAACGGATTTTAATCGAGTATCGAGTAGCCAAGACTTATTGGAACTGACGAGTGAACTTGCGAACGGTTTGACGGGTGATGACGGTGCCCTGTCGGTCATGGGTCAATTGACTCGCTCTGCTAGCCAGGCGTCAGAAATGGATCCTAGTTTAGGCGAATTAGCCAGCCGCCTTGAAAACCTGATTTTAGAAATCCAAGAGTTGGGAGCTGAGTATGAAATGGTGGGAGCGTCCCTGAATTTCGAGCCGGAGTTTGCTCAAGAAGTCCAGACGCGAATGGTCGAATGGCAGGAACTGCGTCGAAAGTATGGGCGCGAGGTTTCTGATATTTTAGAGGCGAGGGATGAGATGGCGGGGAAGATTGGGTCGCAAGACGATATCGAAGGTTCGCTGAAACGGCTTAACGATGAGGCTGACAATCAGGAAGCAGCGCTCAAAAAGAAAGCAGCGGGACTAACTAAAAAGCGTAAAAAAGCAGGTGAGGGGTTGGCTCGAAAAGCGGAGGCAGTTTTGCTTGAGCTGGGTTTCAAGAAAGGAAAATGCGGACTGCAGATGGTCCGTCAGTCAGATTTAAAGCGGTATGGGGACGCCTTGCCGGAGTTGCAGTTCTCGCCCAATGTGGGTGAGCCGCTTCGACCGCTGGATAAGGTGGCCTCTAGTGGAGAGTTAGCCAGGGTGATGTTGGCGTTGAAAACGCTTCTCGCGGATATCGACGAAATTCCGGTTCTTGTATTCGACGAAGTGGATGCGAATGTAGGGGGAGAGATCGGCCGTACGGTTGGGAAGCGGCTAAAAGGTATCGGAGGATCCCATCAGGTGATTTGCATCACGCACTTGCCGCAGGTGGCTTCACTGGGGGATACGCACTTTACGGTTGAGAAGGACCAAAGTGGAGATCGGGCTCGCGTAAGTATCGAAAAACTGGATGCTGATAACGAATCCCGCGTCATGGAGCTGGCTAGGATGCTTGGAGACCGGTCGGCGGAGAGTGCGCGGTCTCATGCTCGCGACCTTTTAGCGGAAAACGTGGAGTCGTCGGCATAG
- a CDS encoding SDR family NAD(P)-dependent oxidoreductase: MEIKGVNALVTGASSGIGKAIAIELVENGAQVWGTSQEPGRIEWQTGVKPLKLRLDRPDYVDEAWESQSMDLIGFDIIVNNAGYGVFGRYEEVPFEVWEKQIQALLTGTMKLCRLALPGLIERRGCLVNVSSIAADFPVPFMSAYNVSKAGLSAFTESVIIETNASGMRTIDFRPGDMKTGFNRNMVRNLGKNVNEGCMGKVWKRIEDRSTRSPEAMMVAKKLIKCIQRDKSGTIRAGTFFQATLAPLLSRLVTRNLVRSGNIAYYTK, from the coding sequence ATGGAGATAAAGGGAGTCAATGCACTTGTCACGGGTGCGAGCAGTGGAATCGGCAAGGCAATTGCGATTGAACTTGTGGAGAATGGGGCCCAAGTTTGGGGAACTTCTCAGGAGCCAGGGCGCATTGAATGGCAGACAGGCGTTAAGCCTTTGAAGCTCAGGCTTGATCGTCCGGATTATGTAGATGAGGCTTGGGAATCGCAATCCATGGATTTGATTGGCTTTGATATCATCGTCAATAATGCGGGTTATGGCGTTTTCGGTAGATACGAGGAAGTGCCCTTCGAAGTTTGGGAGAAGCAGATTCAGGCTCTTTTGACGGGAACGATGAAACTTTGTCGGCTCGCGCTCCCAGGCTTGATTGAAAGAAGGGGCTGCCTGGTCAATGTTTCATCCATCGCTGCGGATTTCCCTGTGCCGTTTATGAGCGCTTACAACGTGTCAAAAGCGGGTTTGTCCGCCTTTACTGAAAGCGTAATCATCGAAACGAATGCGAGTGGTATGAGGACCATCGATTTTCGTCCGGGAGACATGAAAACGGGCTTTAATCGCAATATGGTGAGAAATTTAGGTAAAAATGTAAATGAGGGTTGCATGGGCAAGGTTTGGAAGAGAATAGAAGATCGTTCTACAAGGTCGCCTGAGGCGATGATGGTAGCAAAGAAACTCATAAAATGCATCCAGCGAGACAAATCGGGCACGATACGAGCCGGGACCTTTTTCCAGGCCACCTTGGCTCCGTTGTTGTCCCGATTGGTGACCCGAAATCTCGTGCGGTCCGGAAACATTGCGTATTATACGAAGTAG
- a CDS encoding glycosyltransferase, whose amino-acid sequence MATVRILVLTSSTGGGHDARAVAFRRWVRKIYGWEVEVRVESMLEDSSRIGRFGVGLYNFIQQHMPWLHHPYYILVEGLSYLNRSRVTVGRKYYAEVINNFRPHLVFSVHDCLNRGYFQVAREILGEENVRCATYCSEFSGGYGYSRNWVEPSVDLYISRTKTAKDFAVSRLDLDPGKIIVRGHFLIPRVYEEFLSAYERHRFITERLGLRADRKIIFLATGGTGANNHLALLPTIKKYSETYQVLVVCGRNNEAFMKVRQWKQNNPDLSCHVEGYCNEMHLFMQVSDLVVTRGGTTTCSEALHYKCPIIFNGIGGVMPQEKLTVKYFLQDYAAEIISNSGDLEKLLMNWSRFPNRFSQLKNRFKRMRFKDRPSEAIYDLVDLAHEALPVGEVPLLKIVGE is encoded by the coding sequence ATGGCGACTGTTAGGATTCTCGTTCTGACTTCGAGTACGGGAGGAGGCCACGACGCTCGAGCGGTCGCGTTCCGGAGATGGGTACGCAAGATATATGGATGGGAGGTCGAAGTTCGTGTCGAGAGCATGCTGGAGGATTCCTCTCGAATTGGCCGATTTGGAGTGGGGCTTTATAACTTCATACAACAGCATATGCCCTGGTTGCATCACCCCTATTACATTTTGGTGGAGGGATTGAGCTACTTGAATCGTTCGAGGGTTACGGTTGGAAGAAAGTACTATGCTGAGGTCATCAATAATTTTCGCCCGCATTTGGTATTCAGTGTGCATGACTGTTTAAATAGGGGCTACTTTCAGGTTGCTCGCGAAATTCTAGGAGAGGAAAACGTTCGGTGTGCGACTTATTGTTCAGAGTTTTCGGGAGGTTATGGATACAGTCGGAACTGGGTGGAGCCGAGCGTGGACTTGTACATTTCGAGAACGAAAACGGCTAAGGATTTCGCGGTTTCGAGACTGGATCTAGATCCGGGCAAAATTATCGTCCGAGGCCATTTCCTCATTCCTCGAGTTTATGAAGAGTTTCTATCCGCGTACGAGCGACATCGTTTTATTACGGAGCGATTGGGATTGAGAGCGGATAGGAAAATAATCTTCCTGGCTACTGGTGGTACGGGGGCGAACAACCACCTAGCCCTGTTGCCGACCATCAAGAAGTATTCGGAGACCTATCAGGTCCTTGTGGTATGTGGCCGGAATAATGAAGCGTTCATGAAAGTGCGGCAATGGAAGCAAAATAACCCGGACTTAAGTTGCCATGTCGAAGGGTATTGTAACGAAATGCATTTATTCATGCAAGTGAGCGACCTAGTGGTTACTAGAGGAGGAACGACAACCTGCTCAGAAGCCTTGCACTACAAGTGCCCGATTATTTTCAACGGGATCGGTGGAGTGATGCCCCAGGAAAAGCTGACTGTAAAATATTTCCTTCAAGACTACGCGGCAGAGATAATCAGTAACTCCGGTGATCTGGAAAAATTGCTCATGAACTGGAGCCGGTTTCCAAATCGTTTCAGCCAACTCAAGAATCGTTTCAAGAGAATGCGTTTCAAAGACCGTCCGTCAGAGGCGATTTATGATTTGGTCGATCTTGCGCATGAAGCATTGCCCGTAGGAGAAGTTCCGCTTCTGAAGATTGTGGGCGAATAA
- a CDS encoding glycosyltransferase family 4 protein, which translates to MRILYVTTTFPVFSETFLQREVRALKELGADLRIVSLHGGDSEFEGVEIDRFSKWELMKLFWLLPWLILSRFELFRKYLSDLFGAKPSYWLNFWENMLGLGAAIVRESSLREEKPEIIHCVWSSAPAAFGWLESRLVSVPFSMGAHAYDVFEKGGDWLLQSKARDASFIHTSTNSAAMVLKNHVSSNKVHLIRRGMNRFPEFKRLRMNRHSLRIVCVARLVEKKGFPFQLAIYAALRSAGIKFEARIIGEGEMTESIQSGISERGLGDCVTLKGRLSLEETLQNVGWADILIHTGIIARNGDRDGLPNVIPEAMASGTVVLGSPVSGVVEAIRDGETGFLCEVENTSAWVDRCHRIQSDDSLCETLRLNARNWAAREFLASRNSGRLLQLLAQQSSS; encoded by the coding sequence ATGCGTATTCTATATGTGACGACGACTTTTCCCGTATTTTCTGAGACCTTTTTGCAGAGGGAGGTTAGGGCTTTGAAAGAATTGGGAGCGGACTTGCGTATCGTATCTCTTCATGGAGGGGACTCCGAATTTGAAGGAGTTGAGATCGACCGATTTAGTAAATGGGAGTTAATGAAGCTCTTTTGGCTGCTTCCTTGGCTAATCCTCTCTCGTTTCGAATTGTTTCGGAAATATCTGAGTGATCTTTTTGGGGCAAAACCCAGCTATTGGCTCAATTTCTGGGAAAACATGCTAGGGCTGGGAGCGGCCATCGTCAGAGAGTCTTCACTACGAGAAGAGAAACCCGAAATAATTCATTGTGTCTGGTCAAGTGCTCCAGCGGCTTTTGGGTGGCTTGAGTCACGGCTTGTCTCAGTTCCATTTTCGATGGGAGCCCATGCTTATGATGTATTTGAGAAAGGAGGCGACTGGCTTTTGCAGTCAAAAGCCCGTGATGCTTCATTCATCCATACATCTACAAATTCAGCGGCTATGGTGCTCAAGAATCACGTATCGAGTAACAAGGTGCATCTAATTAGAAGAGGGATGAACCGGTTTCCTGAATTTAAGCGGCTCAGAATGAACCGGCATTCTTTGAGGATCGTTTGCGTCGCAAGACTAGTGGAGAAAAAGGGATTTCCATTCCAACTGGCGATCTATGCAGCCTTGCGATCCGCGGGAATTAAATTTGAGGCAAGAATAATTGGGGAGGGGGAGATGACAGAATCAATCCAGTCGGGGATTAGCGAGCGAGGCCTTGGGGATTGTGTTACTTTGAAAGGGAGGCTCTCATTAGAGGAAACGCTTCAGAATGTGGGCTGGGCAGACATTTTGATTCACACTGGAATCATCGCCCGCAATGGGGACAGGGATGGGCTCCCTAATGTCATTCCAGAGGCGATGGCGTCGGGCACCGTTGTTTTGGGCTCCCCCGTATCCGGAGTAGTGGAGGCGATTAGGGACGGCGAAACTGGATTTCTTTGTGAAGTAGAGAATACGAGTGCTTGGGTGGATCGGTGTCACCGTATCCAATCGGATGATAGTTTGTGTGAGACGTTAAGACTGAATGCCCGGAATTGGGCTGCGCGTGAGTTTCTCGCCTCGCGTAATTCCGGTCGTTTGCTTCAATTGCTCGCCCAGCAATCGAGTTCGTAA
- a CDS encoding glycosyltransferase, which produces MIKGRILYDVTKASRQRQKSGIARVSSCLRREFKALLGDSLVEVVWDEKNEAFRRRDKSTDLQLDANDVLLTCELFCEYERRGIERFLQESPCLSYAIFHDAIPLQHPEFTWSHSVQRHPSYMKMLALFSGVFAVSSHSAILLEEYWEWLDLKERPSVRSIQLGADGVFKEPSNPKQENNDRIQLLTLAILEKRKGQDLAFEAAKKIWDEGMDFDYHFVGRTNPYFGKEIERSLRKSAKRGYAVKLHGQLKDEELRDLFAKTDLVVLSSLAEGCGLPVLEALWKGVPTLSSSLHSVRENARFGGCQLFETGDFGAITSGLRELILHREKLRDLTNSIQTEMLPRWNHTVTDILDHIVTEGGL; this is translated from the coding sequence ATGATTAAAGGCAGAATTCTTTACGATGTTACAAAGGCATCCAGGCAGCGTCAGAAGTCTGGAATCGCAAGAGTTTCGAGCTGTTTGAGGCGAGAGTTTAAAGCGTTGCTTGGAGATTCGCTGGTAGAAGTGGTTTGGGACGAGAAAAACGAAGCTTTTAGGCGTCGTGACAAATCGACCGATCTTCAATTGGACGCAAATGATGTATTGCTGACTTGTGAATTATTTTGTGAGTACGAGCGCAGGGGAATCGAGCGCTTTCTGCAAGAATCTCCTTGTCTCTCGTATGCCATATTTCATGACGCGATTCCGCTGCAACATCCAGAGTTCACTTGGTCGCATAGTGTTCAAAGGCATCCGAGCTATATGAAAATGCTAGCCCTTTTCTCGGGTGTTTTTGCGGTGTCCAGTCACAGTGCAATTCTTTTGGAGGAATATTGGGAGTGGCTTGATCTAAAGGAAAGGCCTTCGGTGAGATCCATTCAGCTCGGCGCAGATGGGGTATTCAAAGAGCCGTCAAATCCGAAACAGGAAAACAATGATCGTATTCAATTATTAACGCTAGCTATTCTTGAGAAAAGGAAAGGCCAGGATCTAGCCTTCGAGGCAGCAAAAAAAATATGGGACGAGGGTATGGATTTCGACTACCATTTTGTGGGTCGAACCAATCCTTATTTCGGAAAAGAAATCGAACGAAGTCTTAGAAAGTCTGCAAAACGCGGTTACGCAGTTAAATTGCATGGCCAATTGAAGGATGAAGAACTGAGGGATCTCTTTGCAAAGACTGATTTGGTCGTATTGTCTTCGCTTGCGGAAGGGTGTGGACTTCCCGTGCTGGAAGCCTTGTGGAAGGGGGTGCCTACTTTGAGCAGCTCTCTTCATTCCGTCCGCGAAAATGCCCGCTTTGGAGGATGCCAGTTGTTTGAAACCGGCGATTTTGGGGCCATCACTTCCGGCCTTCGCGAGTTGATTTTACATCGAGAGAAATTGAGAGATCTCACGAATAGTATCCAGACCGAAATGCTTCCACGATGGAATCATACGGTCACGGATATTTTAGATCATATCGTAACTGAGGGTGGTCTTTAG
- a CDS encoding aminotransferase class I/II-fold pyridoxal phosphate-dependent enzyme yields the protein MIRSLIKKTSNPIRKRCDNDDFTRLRKRYEIWYNILHEQNGTRVFRDGKELVMLASNEYLGLYDHPKVIEAGRKALEKWGGGTMGARSANGGRAFHVELEERLAAFLGKEACHVTSAGYLSCMSSLTGFARRGDAVLVDKNMHSSVWDGIRLSMADVERFSHNNPDHLRSLLEQLDPNVAKIIAIEGIYSMEGHICNLPEFTSIAKDFNCFTVMDDAHGVGVLGKQGQGTANHFGLTDQVDIITGSLSKSLGSTGGFIAGDAASIDYLRTHSKQVIFSAALSPCQSACAIAALEVMDTEPEWLERLWANTKRYKAFLDDLKLDTWDSETPAIPIIIGDREKAYHFWKNLREKGVFAIFATAPGVPPGKDLVRTAISARHTEEDFEIIENAIRYAVSRM from the coding sequence ATGATTCGTTCCTTGATCAAAAAGACCAGTAATCCTATTCGAAAGCGCTGCGACAACGATGACTTCACACGTCTCCGAAAGCGCTATGAAATCTGGTACAATATTTTGCACGAACAGAATGGTACCCGTGTTTTCAGAGACGGAAAAGAACTCGTCATGCTGGCGAGCAATGAGTATCTTGGATTGTACGATCACCCGAAAGTCATCGAAGCCGGAAGAAAGGCTCTCGAAAAATGGGGTGGTGGTACAATGGGCGCCCGATCCGCAAATGGCGGTAGAGCCTTTCATGTAGAGCTGGAAGAACGCCTCGCCGCATTTTTAGGGAAAGAGGCCTGCCACGTCACATCGGCTGGATACTTGTCATGCATGTCGTCCCTAACCGGCTTTGCCAGAAGGGGTGACGCGGTGCTAGTTGACAAAAACATGCACTCCAGCGTGTGGGATGGTATTCGACTTTCAATGGCGGATGTTGAGCGGTTCAGCCACAACAACCCCGACCACCTGAGATCTCTCCTTGAGCAGCTAGACCCAAATGTAGCTAAAATAATAGCGATTGAGGGGATTTACTCGATGGAAGGGCATATCTGCAATCTACCAGAATTCACATCCATCGCTAAGGATTTCAATTGCTTCACGGTCATGGATGACGCCCATGGGGTAGGCGTATTGGGTAAACAAGGACAGGGGACAGCAAATCATTTTGGCCTTACCGACCAGGTTGACATCATTACGGGGAGCCTCTCCAAGTCACTCGGTAGTACCGGAGGATTCATCGCTGGAGACGCAGCTTCGATTGATTATCTGAGGACACATTCAAAACAAGTGATTTTCAGCGCAGCCCTCTCACCCTGCCAAAGCGCTTGTGCCATCGCGGCTCTCGAAGTTATGGATACAGAACCGGAGTGGCTCGAAAGGCTTTGGGCGAACACGAAGCGCTACAAGGCTTTCCTCGACGATCTGAAACTCGACACATGGGATAGCGAAACTCCAGCCATCCCTATCATCATTGGGGATAGAGAAAAAGCCTACCATTTCTGGAAAAACCTCCGAGAAAAAGGAGTCTTTGCCATTTTCGCAACCGCTCCCGGCGTTCCCCCGGGCAAGGATTTAGTTCGCACCGCAATTTCAGCCAGGCATACGGAAGAGGATTTTGAAATCATCGAGAACGCGATACGCTACGCTGTAAGTAGAATGTAG
- a CDS encoding glycosyltransferase codes for MSEPTISFIVSVHNCVELTRKMIQTLFDTVNLENHEVILIDDASTDETPDFLVSISHRCRVLRNAENLGFSKSNNRAAQAATGDLLLFLNNDLELVSGWLEPMLNLNKPHLKVGAVGNIQRNYATGLVDHAGIFFDLNGMPTHAWKNRKRLPPHKWSERTAITGACFLIRRSLFNSLDGFSEDYRNGMEDVDLCARIKEQGYRLLVSHESVIRHHISRSPGRHDHNDQNSNLFKERWSQTMRSYGSKEWPSQYFHRYARYWWRMDPKLALKALWMLLRFRSA; via the coding sequence ATGTCCGAGCCAACGATATCCTTCATCGTCTCCGTGCACAACTGCGTCGAACTCACGCGAAAAATGATCCAGACACTGTTTGACACCGTCAATTTGGAAAACCACGAGGTGATCCTGATCGATGATGCATCAACCGACGAAACGCCCGACTTTCTGGTAAGCATTTCTCACAGATGCCGTGTGCTTCGAAACGCTGAAAATCTTGGTTTTAGCAAGTCCAACAATCGAGCTGCGCAAGCTGCGACCGGCGACCTACTACTTTTCCTAAACAATGATCTCGAGCTCGTATCCGGTTGGCTCGAACCAATGCTTAACCTCAATAAACCACATCTCAAAGTCGGGGCCGTCGGGAATATTCAGCGCAATTACGCTACAGGGCTGGTCGACCATGCGGGAATATTTTTCGACCTGAATGGAATGCCAACACATGCTTGGAAAAACCGGAAAAGACTACCCCCTCATAAATGGAGCGAGCGAACCGCCATCACCGGTGCCTGCTTTCTCATTAGGCGATCATTGTTCAATTCTCTGGACGGATTCAGCGAGGACTATCGAAATGGCATGGAGGACGTTGACCTCTGCGCACGGATAAAAGAGCAAGGCTACAGATTGCTCGTGTCTCACGAGAGCGTAATCCGGCATCATATCAGTCGCTCACCGGGCAGACATGATCACAACGATCAAAACTCGAATCTATTCAAAGAGCGATGGTCTCAAACCATGCGTTCTTATGGTTCCAAGGAATGGCCAAGCCAGTACTTCCATCGGTACGCCCGCTACTGGTGGCGGATGGATCCCAAGCTAGCATTAAAGGCCCTGTGGATGTTGCTACGCTTCCGCTCAGCATAA